In the Onychostoma macrolepis isolate SWU-2019 chromosome 08, ASM1243209v1, whole genome shotgun sequence genome, CGATTAACCGGTGGGGAAATTTCCTCACAGTCACAACcctattatatatacactatatgtagtgtatatatatgtgatcTGGACACAGTCAAACAGTCAATGCTCTCACCTGAAGCAGTGCTTTCTGACGCTCTGCTTCAGTGGACGACTCCTCGGCCAAAACCTCCACCTCCAGATTAGTGAGTAATGTCAGAACATCTGTGAAATACCCAAACATCACAGCACTGTCAGTAAGTTCAAATACACTGCATTattgtgcgagtgtgtgtgtgtgtgtgtgtgtgtgtgtgtatatatatatatatatatatgtgtgtgtgtgtgtgtgttcatatagtcaattaaaatgtttaatctaattaattacatgatgtggTGATTAATTAAATTCACTGCAAATTAAATTTAGCCGAACATACCCccaaaaaatcatttaaaaccattattgtgttaaatgagaaaaaatataaagtagatattacaaaaaaaatagctttagaaataaatattttgattcaacataaaatgtattacacataAACGTTTGGGCTACAATGGCCTAACTAACACAACGtcgaagcaaattttcaaacaGATGTTATCTTTAACAAACCACATATTTGAAGTCTACACAAACATATTCTtgaatcagccaatcagattcaaggaccagaaagaactgttgtataagTAAATaactacatatataaatatgcacACCCACCCACCCCTGTTGTCTCAGCTATATAATTGGGCACATACtaaattaatctttatttactAGCATTTCCAAAAAGGAACTCCTGGCTAGATCATTTACACATGCGCTAGTAAATTACCTTTGGGTGGAGCTGCAGTGGAGTTGAAGGGTGGAGCTGGAGCTGCAGTTGAGTTGAAGGGTGGAGCTGGAGCTGCAGTTGAGTTGAAGGGTGGAGCTGGAGCTGCAGTTGAGTTGAAGGGTGGAGCTGCAGTGGAGTTGAAGGGTGGAGCTGCAGTGGAGTTGAAGGGTGGAGCTGCAGTGGAGTTGAAGGGTGGAGCTGCAGTGGAGTTGAAGGGTGGAGTTGCAGTTGAGTTGAAGGGTGGAGTTGCAGTTGAGTTGAAGGGTGGAGCTGGAGCTGCAGTGGAGTTGAAGGGTGGAGTTGCAGTAGTAGTAACTGGAGGGGCTGCAGTTGGGGTAGTGAAATCTATGGAGAAAGTGACAGATACCATACATGTACGTTGTAGTATTTAAAAGGACAATAAATACAATACTGATTACTCTGACACTGACTTTGATgcataaaacaattaaatctAGAACAGACTACTTTAAAAACCATTCTAAAACATACAATCTTTTCAATCTCTCAACATACTTCAGCCTAAAGAGTGATTCCCAATAAACAAAGCGTAAACATCTCTGTATTTGCGTAAGCAGGTTCTTACTGCAGGTGCTGTTGAGGTCGGGACAGCAGTCGTCGAGTTGTTTGCAGGCCTCGTCACAGAAACAACCTCTGAAACAGTTGAAGTTTGAGCCACTGCAGCACAGAGTCGGATGTGAACATGTTCCTTCAAAAGCAGTGCAGACGACACATCAATCCTCAGTACACTCACTCATTATACCAGCATGCTAAAGACACTAGTACACACACAGAAGGTGTTTGAAGTTCCAGGTGTTTGGATGCAACTGTATGTTGCCTTTTAAGAAAAACCTTATTGTAaacagttaatattttattagaagcaaagttattattgttaacaaaaagtacattcttaaaaaaagtagtgaattaaaataatggttgactgaaataaaataataaacgtaATTTTAGACTAATTGCCAAGatagcatttcttattttcattcaggttaagtattaaaataattaaaacttaaatgattacaaatgaaaaaatatctagacatattttaaacaaaaactaataaaatattataacagtATTTCAATggtacaacatttaaaaatatttatacattatgtaaaaaGTATTTCATGAATGTTTTGAAGTGTGATGAAAAAGGACACCAGTTACCATGGAGAATATTAATgcaaatacaaattattttatgatatttcAAAGGTCAGTAAAATTATATGATCTTCTCTTCTCAATGAGCAAGTAAGCAAAGCATCtaagtttaaaaataagttttcaaAAACCTATCTCATtgcacttttttaaaaacaaaacgtGTTCTGTGTTAAGCAGCCCTTGATACAGAATAGCCCTTGATActtgattcaaaataatataaataaaacaaagaagtAGAAAACATACCTGTCAATGGCAAAGTGTTTTCTTGTGTGTTGTTGGTGGTGTTACGGACTAAAAAAATGGGACAGAGGtgcaaatatattaataaattttcTTGAGTCTCTGACTGTATTCTACATTCCGATTTATTTCAGCACAGATGAATCAGATGTGAGAGTTCTTCATTCAGTATGAATATTTCTGAATACCTGTGAGGCAGGTGGGTTTGAAATCAGGGCAGCAGTCTTTTAATCTCAGACAAGCAACATCACAATAACAATTTTTGCGATGACAGCTGTTATTCAATCCAGAGCAGCACAGATCTGGATTCGCACAACTTCCATCTGTGACAGAAAATTCAAAATCATCagttaatgtaattttatacaaaataatatatgcCACTGCCATAGTGAattaaccacacacacacacaaaaaaacactcaCACGGAGAAGTCTGAGTTGTCGTTGtagtcatatttttaaaggacAGAAATGTGATGTGCCAGTTTAGAAGTGGTTACTATTgcaatataacatttaaatattcagGTTTTTGCCTCACATGTTGGTGAACTGACTGTAGTTGTAGTTCCGGTAGTTTGTGGTGTAGGTGGTGTTGTACTTGTAGTTGGTTCCAGAGGAGATGGTGGTGTAGCTGTCGTTGGTTCCAGAGTAGATGGTGATGTAGTCGGTGCTGATGTACTTGTAGTCGGTGTTGGTGTAGGTGGTGGTGTACTTGTAGTCGGTGCCAGAGTAGATGGTGTTGTAGCTGTCGTTGGTTCCAGAGTAGATGGTGATGTAGTCGGTGCTGATGTACTTGTAGTCGGTGTTGGTGTACTTGTAGTCGATGCCAGAGTAGATGGTGTTGTAGCTGTCGTTGGTTCCAGAGTAGATGGTGATGTAGTCGGTGCTGATGTACTTGTAGTCGGTGTAGGTGGTGGTGTACTTGTAGTCGGTGCCAGAGTAGATGGTGTTGTAGTTGTCGTTGGTTCCAGAGTAGATGGTGATGTAGTTGGTGCTGATGTACTTGTAGTCGGTGTTGGTGTAGGTGGTGGTGTACTTGTAGTCGGTGCCAGAGTAGATGGTGATGTAGTCGGTGCTGGTGAAGGCGGTATTGTACTTGTAGTCGTAGTCGTTGTCAGTACTGGAGTAGGTGAAGTTGTAGGTGGTGCGGAAGTAGGCGGTGATGTGGTAGATTGAACTGTggaatgaaagaaaacaaatgtttaatatCAACAATCAGAGAATCAGAAGAGTTTACAGATTGCGAAGCGACGTTTGTTGTGTTAAGCTGTGCAGTAGTAGCATTAATTGATGTGGTAGTTTCAGCTgtagaatggagaaaaacagtGCATTGTAATTATTCCATCTGTATCTGAAACCTCTTTAGCATTAAATTATCATTCCTGACGGTTCTTAAAATCTCTCAGAGTCAGAGATCGATGATTCACAGTGCAGCTGCTGTGAATGTTACCTGTGGTTAAGCAGCTGATTGTGGCGAGCAGACAGCCGATGAGAAGAACAGCGGGAGCCATCCTACAGATTCAGTGCGTGTAAGACCTCTGCTAGTGATCTTCTGACTTGTAGCTTCCCAGTGGCTCCTTATTTAATGCTCCAGACTGTTTCCTCATAACCCAACATGCGTCAGTCCAGCCTCCTGCTGGAACACACTGCTATCAGAGACAGATAACTACTAAAAGCATGAAGGaaacatgtttttatcagatttttttttttactgaagcaGAGCAAACTGGGCCAAATGCTccatttgtgtgtgtaaatgttggTAGATCATGTGGTAATTCAGTGTGTTCACACTGCCATCATCAGGTTGAGCTCAGGAACTGATCACCTGGGTGTGGAGACGTTCATAGATGGTCTGATGTGATGTTCTGTCTCGTGTCATCAAACTCGGTGCTTTAGTGAAGTTACCTGCAAAATCATCCACCTGTTTTGCAaatactctctctctttctctctctctctcacacacacatacatacatacacccacccacccacctcCAGCACACTACTTACTTACTGGCCTCATATACAAAGTTCTGGGAGATTTGTATGGCGTCAAATCTATGCCATTAATAACCGAGCGCACCACTTATGGAAAACAGATCTACACGCGAGGAAACGGGAGCCcgcgagctaatttcaaacactGCGCGCGTCACTTGTCCTCTGCGCGCAATACAAGCCCTCGCGCGTGATCATCCCCACATCCTCGCTCGATCTTCTCTCACCTGCTCGCgaacacttctatttttgtcagtcgtggggcgggcttgctgttttaattgttatctctaacGCCATTGGTTACTTCCTTTTCCgaagtcagctgtgattggacgcctgtGAAAAGGCGATCCATAATTCACATGTGACCTGAGACATGGCTTCATCACCAGatgcaagttgtcatttatttttaataaatataacatggctgttttaatgaaaatgaattgcaTGCACTGTCAGTAGAATACAtcattataataaaagtttattaacataaattaacataaattcTTCCATTTACTAGTGATTAGTAGTGATTACAATCTTGTGATGTTACAAAGATAAAACAAGACcataaagtatttttattagttttatattgcacaataaacaacaacaataaaataacaaaatacataaaataataatgattaaaaataaatcaataaattaaaaaattaaaaaacagacTTTTGAGAACAACAATCAGGGCATACAAGCAGTTTCAATGGAAAATGACTAGGCACTCAATAGGGGCAGACAAGATACTAAGCATTACGTCAGAGTCAGCATTACATTGGTCCAAATGATCTAGAAATGCTTGCCATATACTGTAAAACTTATTAAGATTACCAATAACTCCATACCGGACTCTTTCCATATGCAATATTCCAGTAAGATAGTTCAACCAGGTCTTAAACTGAGGAACAGTGTCCGATTTCCACAGCCTCAGAATGACACTCTTAGCAATAATCATTCCATAAATGATTGTACTTTGTACAGACACATTATGATCTAACAGAGAAATAGAATAAccaaataatgcaatttctgGATCAGGTGTAAAACACAACCATACATATCCGAGAACCATTCAAATATGTCACACCAGAAATCGTATAGTTTTGGACATGTCCAAAAGAGATGGGTCAGAGAGCCTTCTGCAGATTTACACCTGTCACAAATAGGAGATAGTAGGAAAAATTCTGtgcaatttagattttgaataGTGCAGTCTATGCATCACCTTAAACTGAATTAACTGATGCCTAGAACTAATAGAGCAAGATCGAATCCTACTGAGGCTCTCCTCCCATACATCAGCCTCAATCTGCATAAACcctttttatagattttaatgaCATGTTTCCACGGTTTTAGCATGGTAAATCTACCAAAAggttatatttgaaattttcatacaacataaagcttgggctatattaactttgcaaaatgaaaataaaataatataaagctaATAGTCAACTTGTTGCTATATGCTGAATTAGTTGTAGTTCACCACTATATGCTTACCCaaccatatttatatacaacctcaaaaatgtgagaagtgtcaattaaataattgtaaataataacaataagtgttcctgtggctcagtggtagagcattgtgttagTAGCGCAAAAggccatgggttcaattcccagggaacacacatactgataaaaaataacaataatgtataacctgaatgcactgtaagttgcttttaaagcgtctgctaaatgtaaatgtaaatgtccaTGACTGTAAATCCCAAATTGGTTCAAAGGacctttggatgaataaattatttgttcatataaattagcaagagttgctgtataaactttttaatatattttgtattactatgtcaaattttaggggttgatggtaatatattctttcattgtaagagggttctgcactttaccctacttatatttataaaaaaataaataaataaatgacaacttgcatctggtctgttgatagacagatagaccttTTGATAGACCTTTTCacaggcgtccaatcacagctgacttccggaaaaggggaagtaaccaatggcgttagagataacaattaaaacagcaagccccgccccacgactgacaaaaatagaagtgttcGCGCGAGCAGGTGAGAGAAGATCGAGCGCGAGGATGTGGGGGATGATCACGCGCGCGCGAGGGCTTGTATtgcgagtgtttgaaattagctcgcgGGCTCCCGTTTCCTCGCGTgtagatctgttttcctctcgcgGAAGTGATTTACCGCGCGCGCCAGCATAAGTGGTGCGCTCGGTTATTAATGGCATAGATTTGACGCCATAGATTTGCATCCAAACCTCACAAGAGAGAGCTTCCTGATGAAATGAACGCCTCACACATTGTGGTAAAgtccaattatttatatttatttcatgaatTGCATGGTAAACATTTAGGAATCCAGgcacagaaaaaataaacatacaccATAAACAGAAATCTTCCCAAAAAACAAACTCAGATCTCACTTTCCATAGACTGCATCAAACATACACAATGCTTGTGTTTAagactaaaatacaaaaaaaaaaattacatgtttgtGTCAGCAACTGCGATGCTTTTATTGAACCGTTATCATAAATAAACAGATCtcatattaaaatagtaaaagtccagtgagattttattttatttatcatccTCTTGGTTGATTTCTGTCTCAATCACATGGTGATACCGGCTCAATTCTCGTGACCTCAAAGGAGTAGATGTCATTATACCCTCGTAAGTAACTCTCCACCAATTTGGCAacctgagaaacaaaatagcacgaattaagaaaacaacaagTGCAGAAGAAGCAGCACACAATAaagctgcatgtgtgtgtaaaagaTGTACTTTTATGGTTCAGAACAACAAGCAAGAATGGAGGATTTCTAATGAGACACAGAACAGCAGTTGCAACAGcagcagtttttattttttaaagagttCAATGAATTTTGCTAAATGctaatgcttttttattttattttgttaaaatactgacatttataACCAGTGTTGGAGAAAgtttcttttaaaagtaatgcattacaatatggCATTATTCCCCCCCAAAGTAACTAACTACGttatttagttactttttatgcaaagtaatgcgttacgttacttttgagttactttttaaatctgggcagggcttgcttgcATTTGactctttttattcatttcgaggaatattaaatctgtttttgtgcaggtcagatgagtaaatgcatgttcacatttagtcttGATCAACAGTAACATTTACAAGTTACAAGTAATgcaagttacgtaatcagattactttttttcaaataactagtattacttttaaatttacaagaaaaacatcggagttactttttcaaataagtaacaccagttactttgttttcccatttattgactaacagcaaagactatagaaatgatccttgaaagggactttgctaacagctctcctgtccctgtgttgagagaaatcggcGAGAAACTGTGCTGCACTCAATCCAGAATAGCAGCACAGCTGAAAGGTTTGAGCTGCGCCCTCTACTGTATAGaagtgaatttgcatttccttCATCCTGAGGCTCACTGTTGGTGTGTTTTACGTTTGCCAAAtcattgcattatttttcagaataagtaatgcaattagttacttttttagggagtaacacaGTATTGTACTGCAATACTTAAAAGTAACAGTAACTTTCCTCAACACTGTTTATAACTATGTAGTTTCCCCATCACCAACAAAGTATTTTTCGCATGTAGTGCAAGTATGTGAACTGGACCCAGTCAAAGATTCAGAAACGCTCCTCTCACCTGAAGCAGTGCAGCCTGACGCTCTGCTTCAGTGGACGACTCCTCGGCCAAAACCTCCACCTCCAGATTAGTGAGCAATGTCAGAACATCTGCAAATACAGTGATGGTAAATGGTGAAACGCTGAAGGTAAAACATGACCTACACATTgatacacacaaaaacacacacaggtgaATTACCTTTGGGTGGGGTTGGactgggggtgaatggaggcAAAGCACTGGGAGTGAATGGCGGTAATGCAGTGGAGTTAACTGGAGGGGCTGCAGTTGTGGTATTGAAAACTATACAGAAAGTTAGAGATGATTCAAATTAGCCCAGTGAACAAAGCATTAAcatctctgtgtctgtgtatgCGGGTTCTTACTGCAGGTGCTGTTGAGGTCGGGACAGCAGTCATTGAGCTGTTTGCAGGCCTCGTCACAAAAACAACCTCTGAAACAATTGAAGTTTGTGCCACTGCAGCACAGAGTTGGATGTGAACACGTCCCTAGAGGAGCAGTGCAGACGTCAGTATACACTCGCTAACATTATTCTAGCATTATGAATACACTAGCACACAAGAGATTTCTAAAGTTTCAGAAAATATCTTCCTTGTAAGAAAATATCATTGTATtctgtgaatttatttatttttttgtaataagtgaatatttttaagtattttataaaaaatgtagtGGAACACAGTCATTGAAACAAAAAGTCTGCCTCCAACATGATACAGaattatttaaaggaatagaaaACATACCTGTTAGTGGAAATGTGTTTGAGCTGTTGGTGCTGTTTTTCACTGTAACAGGGGACAGAGGTGCAGATTTATTAagatttctgaattaaaatgttaagtatatgtgcagtattttattattcttttaatcACAGTAATATGCTTTACACTTGCATTATACACTAGCGCTGTTCTTATGTGAGGTTGTtaacatacaaaaatgtatgaattgtATGAATATTTCTAAATACCTGCGAGGCAAGTGGGTTTAAAATCAGGGCAGCAGTCATTTAATCTCAGACAAGCAACATCACAAAAACAATTCAAGCGGTGACAGCTGTTATTCAATCCAGAGCAGCACAGATCTGGTTTCGCACAACTTCCATCTATGACAGAAAAATCAAACACATCCGTTAATGTAATTTCATACAATATAATATAGGATATGCCATAGTGAATTCATCACATGAACAAACAAGAAACACTCACACAATGGAGCCTGAGGAGTTGTTGCATTCGTTGTAGTTGCATTAGGTGGCGTGTTGGTTGTGTTGGGCGCCGCGTTGGTTCTGTTTGGCGACATGGTGGTTGCGTTGGGCGCCGTGTTGGTTCTGTTGGGTGACGTGGTGGTTACGTTGGACGCCATGTTGGGTGCATTGGGCGGCATGGTGGTTGCGTTGGGCGCCGCGTTGGTTCTGTTTGGCAACATGTTGGTTGCATTGGGAAACATGGTGGTTGTGTTGGGCGCCGTGTTGGTTCTGTTGGGCGACATGGTGGTTGCGTTGGACGCCCTA is a window encoding:
- the LOC131545831 gene encoding mucin-2-like isoform X1, coding for MAPAVLLIGCLLATISCLTTVQSTTSPPTSAPPTTSPTPVLTTTTTTSTIPPSPAPTTSPSTLAPTTSTPPPTPTPTTSTSAPTTSPSTLEPTTTTTPSTLAPTTSTPPPTPTTSTSAPTTSPSTLEPTTATTPSTLASTTSTPTPTTSTSAPTTSPSTLEPTTATTPSTLAPTTSTPPPTPTPTTSTSAPTTSPSTLEPTTATPPSPLEPTTSTTPPTPQTTGTTTTVSSPTYGSCANPDLCCSGLNNSCHRKNCYCDVACLRLKDCCPDFKPTCLTVRNTTNNTQENTLPLTGTCSHPTLCCSGSNFNCFRGCFCDEACKQLDDCCPDLNSTCNFTTPTAAPPVTTTATPPFNSTAAPAPPFNSTATPPFNSTATPPFNSTAAPPFNSTAAPPFNSTAAPPFNSTAAPPFNSTAAPAPPFNSTAAPAPPFNSTAAPAPPFNSTAAPPKDVLTLLTNLEVEVLAEESSTEAERQKALLQVAALVESFLRANNTDIYSFEVTRIEALSPCD
- the LOC131545834 gene encoding mucin-2-like, with translation MARTVLLIGCLLATISCLTTAQSTTSVNAITPSPHASNATNMSPNATNMASNATNRASNATTMSPNRTNTAPNTTTMFPNATNMLPNRTNAAPNATTMPPNAPNMASNVTTTSPNRTNTAPNATTMSPNRTNAAPNTTNTPPNATTTNATTPQAPLYGSCAKPDLCCSGLNNSCHRLNCFCDVACLRLNDCCPDFKPTCLAVKNSTNSSNTFPLTGTCSHPTLCCSGTNFNCFRGCFCDEACKQLNDCCPDLNSTCIFNTTTAAPPVNSTALPPFTPSALPPFTPSPTPPKDVLTLLTNLEVEVLAEESSTEAERQAALLQVAKLVESYLRGYNDIYSFEVTRIEPVSPCD
- the LOC131545831 gene encoding mucin-2-like isoform X3, with the protein product MAPAVLLIGCLLATISCLTTVQSTTSPPTSAPPTTSPTPVLTTTTTTSTIPPSPAPTTSPSTLAPTTSTPPPTPTPTTSTSAPTTSPSTLEPTTTTTPSTLAPTTSTPPPTPTTSTSAPTTSPSTLEPTTATTPSTLASTTTTPPSPLEPTTSTTPPTPQTTGTTTTVSSPTYGSCANPDLCCSGLNNSCHRKNCYCDVACLRLKDCCPDFKPTCLTVRNTTNNTQENTLPLTGTCSHPTLCCSGSNFNCFRGCFCDEACKQLDDCCPDLNSTCNFTTPTAAPPVTTTATPPFNSTAAPAPPFNSTATPPFNSTATPPFNSTAAPPFNSTAAPPFNSTAAPPFNSTAAPPFNSTAAPAPPFNSTAAPAPPFNSTAAPAPPFNSTAAPPKDVLTLLTNLEVEVLAEESSTEAERQKALLQVAALVESFLRANNTDIYSFEVTRIEALSPCD
- the LOC131545831 gene encoding mucin-2-like isoform X2, which produces MAPAVLLIGCLLATISCLTTVQSTTSPPTSAPPTTSPTPVLTTTTTTSTIPPSPAPTTSPSTLAPTTSTPPPTPTPTTSTSAPTTSPSTLEPTTTTTPSTLAPTTSTPPPTPTTSTSAPTTSPSTLEPTTATTPSTLASTTSTPTPTTSTSAPTTSPSTLEPTTATTPSTLAPTTTTPPSPLEPTTSTTPPTPQTTGTTTTVSSPTYGSCANPDLCCSGLNNSCHRKNCYCDVACLRLKDCCPDFKPTCLTVRNTTNNTQENTLPLTGTCSHPTLCCSGSNFNCFRGCFCDEACKQLDDCCPDLNSTCNFTTPTAAPPVTTTATPPFNSTAAPAPPFNSTATPPFNSTATPPFNSTAAPPFNSTAAPPFNSTAAPPFNSTAAPPFNSTAAPAPPFNSTAAPAPPFNSTAAPAPPFNSTAAPPKDVLTLLTNLEVEVLAEESSTEAERQKALLQVAALVESFLRANNTDIYSFEVTRIEALSPCD